aactggaattccgatgagacgcgttttatctatcaccacttcgtccataaagttatggacaactatgggaagtagatccacgagtggaagaagaagtggaaaatcaacaaggttgtttttaatttattaaacaattttttaatttattaaactatttttttatttactaaactattttcttttttttttattaaaaggtcccaaagtcgataaacaacacggtctggacggagttgtgtgcgcattgggataatgaagagacgaaagaaacttcttccaccaactccaccaaccgcaggagcgaccgtaaagggaatggcgtcttcaagcataacttgggtgctcaatctattgcctctctgggggattgcatggtaagttcagccgttttttcttcaattatttaagttttgaaattttttttttgtgcatttcttctaatttctaatgtttgtttaatttatgtttttttcaaggcggaagaaaatgatggcgagccggttgatgatctcgccctaatgaagagggcgtataccaacaagaagaccggccagattgatgacggtcttgtgagggaagtggtcaccctggtccaaactcaggtgcaagacgaagtgtctcagcttcaaaccgaggatgacgattcgacggcttcgaccaacttgtcccgatttcgaatcaacgaaatcgttgaatccgtaagttctttttttaaagttcaattcatttatttcttgatttaaatttggatattttctatttcagtcggttccaaagaagaagggacgtttggtcggtttgggtcgtcgcacccggtcggttcctccttcttctgcaccaccgccctttgttgatccagaagtacttacggctcagttgaaggacaaggatgatcgcatatctttgttggagacccagatggcggctcaacaagcgggctatgaggcacagaagaggctgaaccagcaaatgatggagatgatgcagaggatgtacccgaacgaggtgttcccgaacgtgcaagactttttttcaaaaactcagaatgttttatttttatttgtacaactttgaatattatctaatatgttttcaattttaattttaattttatattttcgaatttaaatttcaaaaaaaaaaatttttaaaaaaaataattttttttgaaattccgaggaaatgaaccctcggaaaattccgaagaatgagtccctcggtattccgaggaaatgtttgtcggaaatttccgaggtctccgctcctcggaatttcccgatgaaaattccgaggaacatttcgtcggaacttccgaggattggaccatcggaaagtccatcgaaatatcccgaggaagttctccctcggtatattccgaggagctttccgacgaactggtggtcttCGGAGTTTcttcggaaattcatttcctcggaattccgtcggaaatttccgaaggatttccgaggaaaaatgaatttccgaagagttatttccgaggacttgtttcgtcggtatgtcgtcggaataacgttattccgacgacataccgacgattttttccctcggtatgtcgctgttttcttgtagttaCTCTGTTTTACCTTTGTTTTACCAAAGTTTAATACTTTATATGAGTAGCTTGCTCCTGTAGGCTGTGGTAATGGAATAGTACCAACGGTTTGCACGGCCCACGGCTCCGGTCTTCTGTGTTCCTGCCGTTTAGCAAAAAACCCAACAAAACCACTTTCCTTAACAACAAAGGAATTATGACATAACAAGAATCCCACAACGTAAAAGGGCGTAAACTTGAATGATTAGTGTAGAACCCATTGTCTCATAAAGTTAAAAGGCATTTTATATTTCCAAGTACCAATTGTGAATCAAGTAAGAAAGCATTTGATGGGGTGAATATGCCATATTTGAAaccatataaaaaaagaaaccatGAAACCGTAACGTAACTTTTTCATACTAGCAATTATGAGTTGGCCTATTGGTTAAAACTATCTGATAACAGCTTAGAGAATTTTGGAGGTCACATATTCATGCTGGGAAGGGTCTATGAGCCAAAAAACTCCTAATCATTAGAAAAAACCTTTGtcatgttgtttttgttttttcatagGTTATAACCAAAGCTCTTGATTGAGCTAGGCAGTTTGTAGATGGTGAGTACAGAGAATCTCACAAAACGTGTTCACTGCAAAAGAGCAAGTGTTCATAAAAGTACTACAAGACGTGGATAGTTAAGGAAGGTCTCTCAGAAACCCCAAATTGGCCAATTATCAAGTCAAGATTGTTGGAATCAATGGAATGAGAAGGATATTGGTTAGACAAAAAGCAAAGGACAAATGTAGAGTGATGTAGGGAAACCAATGAAGAGAGATACTTAACTTCTCTTTTGTACAATCATTATCAGATTCTTCCAATAACAGCCTTAATCTTACTTAGATTTCCAAAGCAATGTTTTGTTTAAGTGAATCTATATTCCCCAGGGACCCACTGTCCTTTTGCACTTTTCAAGCTTCTCCCTCCAAATCCCAATAACTGATATATATCTACTGGACACATgaactcagaagggatacaatctcattctcattctcattATCCCAAACCCTCTCTCATttctttgaagaaaaaaataaagatactcTTAGATTCTTCTTGTCTCCATATAAGAGCAGATATGATGGGTTCCAGTAAAAGGATGATGTTTTGTCTTCTTGTCTGCATAGGATTATTATCAGACAACAAATATAAGGTCTCAGCGTTGAGTAGAGAGTTTTTCCTCAAAGAAACACAAGGAGACAAAGCTGGAGTTCATCCAGGTGATATTGCTGAGCTGAAGAACATGGATATTCATTTTAGGTACAACCGTGAAGAACACGGAATCCTCAGCGAAAATCGACGCATTCTTGGGGAGGTTAACAAGGATAAAGTTAAAGCTGAGAAGATGCAAGCACAAAAGAATCAGACAAAGGACTCATTGCAATCAAGCAAGAGACATGTAAGACGAGGATCAGATCCTATCCACAACAAATCGCAGCCATTTTCTTAACTGGCACAACAAGAATGAGATACAAGAAAAAGGCAGTACACTATAGAAATgcaagaggaggaagaagacgaaaAGGCGCAATAATCAAGCTGGAGGTAGGCTAGTTGGGTTTTTCTTGCAAGTATAGATTTGATAGAACACAGAATATTGGCTAATGAAGCCATCGTGGT
This Brassica napus cultivar Da-Ae chromosome C6, Da-Ae, whole genome shotgun sequence DNA region includes the following protein-coding sequences:
- the LOC106402073 gene encoding CLAVATA3/ESR (CLE)-related protein 45, translated to MNSEGIQSHSHSHYPKPSLISLKKKIKILLDSSCLHIRADMMGSSKRMMFCLLVCIGLLSDNKYKVSALSREFFLKETQGDKAGVHPGDIAELKNMDIHFRYNREEHGILSENRRILGEVNKDKVKAEKMQAQKNQTKDSLQSSKRHVRRGSDPIHNKSQPFS